The following proteins are co-located in the Takifugu flavidus isolate HTHZ2018 chromosome 16, ASM371156v2, whole genome shotgun sequence genome:
- the LOC130540423 gene encoding glycogenin-1-like: protein MTRKMWDLIPVLDCSQLLKLCPSQCKLLICPITTSGAWVDSARRTMSDEAFVTLATNDSYAKGALVLGQSLRNHNTTRNLVALVGPHVAEPCRDALQSVFDEVRLVDVMDSGDTAHLSLMKRPDLGVTLTKLHCWSLTHYSKCVFMDADTMVLSNVDELFEREELSAAPDPGWPDCFNSGVFVFRPSNETYEKLLQFCSENGSFDGGDQGVLNSFFNTWATTDISKHLPFIYNLSTVSIYSYLPAFKQYGRDAKVVHFLGKVKPWNLAYDAQRGEVKGHSPSPDVYQLHPDYLLMWWQLYSKHVLPLLQRAYGDAPFDSGFIEESEEDKLHQDPVEQPAPATAPPPPQISSEERKQLWEAGQMDYMGEDSFDNIERKLDSFLK from the exons atgacccggaAAATGTGGGACTTAATTCCTGTGTTGGACTGCTCCCAGCTGCTGAAGCTCTGCCCTTCGCAGTGCAAACTCCTCATCTGTCCCATCACGACCTCCGGGGCCTGGGTGGACTCTGCTCGGCGCACCATGTCAG ACGAGGCTTTTGTGACGTTGGCCACAAACGACAGCTACGCCAAGGGAGCTTTGGTTCTGGGCCAGTCGTTACGAAACCACAACACCACCAGGAACCTGGTTGCGCTGGTGGGGCCTCATGTTGCGGAACCATGCAG GGATGCGCTGCAGAGCGTCTTTGACGAGGTGCGCCTGGTGGATGTTATGGACTCGGGCGATACGGCTCATCTGTCCCTGATGAAGCGCCCGGACCTGGGGGTGACGCTGACCAAGCTGCACTGCTGGTCTCTGACACACTacagcaagtgtgtgttcatGGACGCAGACACCATG GTTCTATCAAACGTAGACGAGCTCTTTGAGCGGGAGGAGCTGTCCGCAGCACCAGACCCAGGTTGGCCCGACTGCTTCAACTCGGGGGTGTTTGTCTTCAGACCGTCTAACGAAACGTAcgagaagctgctgcagttctgcagtGAAAATGGCAGCTTTGACG GTGGAGATCAGGGTGTCCTCAACAGTTTCTTCAACACCTGGGCAACCACGGATATTTCCAAACACCTTCCCTTCATCTACAACCTCAGCACCGTCTCCATTTACTCGTATCTACCAGCCTTCAAACA GTACGGCCGTGACGCCAAGGTGGTGCACTTCCTGGGCAAGGTGAAGCCGTGGAACCTGGCCTACGACGCTCAGAGGGGTGAGGTGAAAGGTCACTCCCCTTCTCCCGACGTGTACCAGCTGCACCCGGACTACCTGCTCATGTGGTGGCAGCTCTACTCCAAACACGTGCTGCCGTTGCTGCAGCGGGCGTACGGCGACGCCCCTTTCGACAGTGGCTTCAttgaggagagcgaggag GATAAGCTTCACCAGGACCCGGTGGAGCAGCCCGCACCCGCcacggctcctcctcctcctcagatctCCTCCGAGGAGAGGAAACAGCTCTGGGAAGCGGGCCAGATGGACTACATGGGTGAAGACTCATTCGACAACATCGAGCGCAAGCTCGACTCCTTCTTGAAGTAG
- the hltf gene encoding helicase-like transcription factor isoform X1, protein MSSRWWRFGWASEEDLFADRYDTNSETLSQAIRAAAAEEPDAEGSVLFGHLRGTVVGLRYYTGVVNRGEMVGLVREPQNPYDPNAVMVTNIYGNQVGHIKRELAAAMADVMDVNLAKVEGVVHSGTNNAYNMPVMLSFWGKEENKFAVMEKLARRGFKLNPGEGGAMGTNPNSNQYYSKGSGSQMYKKGLTVQLTAEELKNAFDNLFENLMESKDGEQEAAEAVGTPLLPHQKQALSWMCARENKCTLPPFWEKKGELYYNRLTCFSAKEMPESVCGGILADDMGLGKTLTTIALILTNFHGGNPLPVETCEDKSSSIKAKAKPQTPSATATEAATGSSVPQVDLTLDDSTDVVEIVDDSNRSSNKEKKSTMKRKPSKEAPVLEEDLDFAAALGGSMSKKKKTTKKATCSVEPAEDLPRATLIITPLSVLSNWMDQFEQHVRADVKLRVYLYYGSERNRSQRFLSSQDVVITTYNVLSADFGNKSPLHGIKWLRVVLDEGHIIRNPNAQMSKAVLQLNAQRRWILSGTPIQNSVKDLWMLLAFLRLKPFDVREWWNRVIQRPVTQGDRAGLQNLQTLVKCITLRRTKSSKVNGRPLVFLPEKTVCVEQVELSRSEREEYELARTEGRNTIRRYVAEGTILRNYADILVILMKLRQHCCHPDLLAKPSTDLGASATPAEMREHLIEKLRVVLASGSDEECSVCLESIRLPVITHCAHVYCRPCITQVISTEQERARCPLCRGEIKTNELVEFPPEEMEEEKSINSGKWRTSSKVQALMGNLLRLRCEDGSIKCLVVSQFTRFLTILERPLREHGFSFVRLDGSINQKRRTEVIREFQSSTEDSPTIMLLSLKAGGVGLNLTAASHVFLMDPAWNPATEEQCIDRCHRLGQTRKVTVTKFIVKHSVEERMVEIQRKKQDLMEKAFGSTGGDRKTSRIEEIKELLEL, encoded by the exons ATGTCTTCACGCTGGTGGAGGTTCGGTTGGGCGAGTGAGGAGGACCTTTTTGCAGACCGGTATGACACCAACAGTGAAACGCTCTCCCAGGCCATCCGAGCTGCAGCTGCCGAAGAACCGGATGCTGAGGGCAGCGTGCTCTTTGGCCATTTGAGGGGCACCGTGGTTGGCCTTAGATACTACACGGGGGTG GTGAATCGTGGGGAGATGGTGGGTTTAGTGCGAGAGCCCCAAAATCCTTATGACCCCAATGCAGTGATGGTCACTAACATATACGGCAACCAAGTGGGTCACATCAAGCGGGAGCTGGCAGCCGCTATGGCTGACGTCATGGATGTAAATCTAGCAAAAGTAGAGGG GGTGGTCCATTCGGGCACAAACAACGCCTACAACATGCCAGTAATGCTGTCCTTCTGGGGCAAAGAAGAGAATAAATTTGCCGTGATGGAGAAGCTGGCACGACGTGGATTCAAACTGAAtcctggagaaggtggagcaaTGG GTACAAATCCAAACTCAAACCAGTATTACAGCAAAGGTTCTGGGTCACAGATGTATAAAAAAGGCCTGACTGTTCAGCTGACTGCAGAGGAG CTGAAAAATGCATTTGACAACCTTTTTGAAAACTTGATGGAGAGCAAAGATGGAGAGCAAGAAGCAGCTGAG GCGGTGGGCACTCCTCTCCTGCCCCACCAGAAGCAGGCATTATCATGGATGTGTGCTCGGGAAAACAAATGCACGCTGCCACCCTTCTGGGAGAAGAAAGGCGAGCTCTACTACAACCGCCTCACGTGTTTCTCTGCCAAAGAAATGCCAGAGAGTGTTTGCGGGGGAATACTGGCAGATGACATGGGGTTG GGAAAGACTCTGACCACTATAGCGCTCATACTCACCAACTTTCATGGTGGAAACCCTTTACCTGTGGAGACGTGT gaGGACAAGTCTTCATCTATAAAGGCCAAAGCGAAACCCCAGACCCCGTCAGCAACAGCGACAGAAGCAGCAACAGGTTCAAGTGT TCCTCAGGTGGATTTGACCCTTGATGATTCTACAGATGTGGTGGAGATTGTGGACGATTCAAATAGAA GttcaaacaaagaaaagaagagcacAATGAAACGAAAGCCCAGTAAAG AAGCCCCAGTAttggaggaggacctggactTTGCTGCAGCACTGGGGGGCTCCAtgtcaaagaagaagaaaacgacCAAGAAGGCAACGTGCA GCGTTGAACCTGCTGAGGACTTACCCAGAGCGACTCTCATCATTACCCCGCTCTCAGTGCTGAGCAACTGGATG GACCAGTTTGAGCAGCATGTGCGCGCTGATGTGAAGCTCAGGGTGTATCTGTATTACGGCTCAGAGCGCAACAGGAGCCAGAGGTTTTTGTCCTCTCAGGATGTGGTGATCACCACCTACAATGTTCTCTCTGCTGACTTTGGG AACAAGAGTCCCTTGCATGGGATTAAGTGGTTACGGGTAGTTTTGGATGAAGGACACATCATAAGGAATCCCAACGCACAGATGAGTAAAGCTGTACTTCAGTTAAATGCTCAGCGCCGCTGGATTTTATCTG GCACCCCTATCCAGAATAGTGTGAAAGATCTGTGGATGCTGCTGGCCTTCCTGCGCCTGAAACCATTTGACGTGAGGGAGTGGTGGAACAGAGTGATCCAGCGGCCCGTTACCCAAGGAGACCGGGCCGGTCTGCA GAACCTTCAAACCCTGGTCAAGTGCATCACGCTGCGACGCACCAAGAGCAGTAAGGTGAACGGGCGCCCCCTGGTGTTCCTGCCTGAGAAGACCGTCTGTGTGGAGCAGGTTGAATTGAGCCGATCGGAGCGGGAGGAGTACGAGCTGGCCCGCACTGAGGGGAGAAACACCATCAGGAG ATACGTTGCAGAGGGGACCATTTTACGAAATTATGCCGACATTTTGGTCATCCTGATGAAGCTCCGACAGCATTGCTGCCACCCAGATCTGTTGGCTAAACCCTCTACAGACCTCG GTGCTTCAGCAACACCCGCAGAGATGCGGGAGCATTTGATCGAAAAGCTGCGGGTGGTGTTGGCCAGCGGCTCTGACGAGGAGTGCTCGGTGTGCCTGGAGTCAATCAGGCTGCCAGTCATCACACATTGCGCCCACGTCTACTGCCGACCGTGCATCACTCAGGTCATCAGCACTGAGCAG gAAAGAGCGCGTTGTCCTCTCTGCAGGGGTGAGATCAAGACCAATGAACTGGTGGAGTTTCCAcctgaggagatggaggaagagaagagcatCAACTCAGGAAAATGGCGGACAAGCTCAAAG GTCCAAGCGCTAATGGGAAATCTGCTTAGACTGCGGTGTGAAGATGGCAGCATCAAATGTTTGGTCGTCTCGCAGTTCACGCGCTTCCTCACTATCCTGGAGAGGCCACTGAG AGAGCACGGTTTCAGTTTTGTGCGCTTGGATGGCTCCATCAATCAAAAAAGGAGGACTGAAGTCATTCGGGAGTTCCAGAGCTCCACAGAAGACAGTCCCACCATCATGCTTCTGTCACTCAAAGCTGGAGGGGTGGGGCTTAACCTCACCGCTGCCTCCCATGTCTTCCTCATGGATCCT GCTTGGAATCCTGCTACAGAGGAACAGTGCATTGACCGCTGCCACCGCCTGGGACAGACGAGGAAAGTTACTGTCACCAAG TTCATTGTCAAACATTcggtggaggagaggatggtGGAGATCCAGAGGAAGAAGCAAGACCTGATGGAGAAAGCATTCGGCTCCACAGGCGGCGATCGGAAAACATCCCGGATTGAGGAGATCAAAGAACTATTGGAGCTGTAA
- the hltf gene encoding helicase-like transcription factor isoform X2 has product MSSRWWRFGWASEEDLFADRYDTNSETLSQAIRAAAAEEPDAEGSVLFGHLRGTVVGLRYYTGVVNRGEMVGLVREPQNPYDPNAVMVTNIYGNQVGHIKRELAAAMADVMDVNLAKVEGVVHSGTNNAYNMPVMLSFWGKEENKFAVMEKLARRGFKLNPGEGGAMGTNPNSNQYYSKGSGSQMYKKGLTVQLTAEELKNAFDNLFENLMESKDGEQEAAEAVGTPLLPHQKQALSWMCARENKCTLPPFWEKKGELYYNRLTCFSAKEMPESVCGGILADDMGLGKTLTTIALILTNFHGGNPLPVETCEDKSSSIKAKAKPQTPSATATEAATGSSVPQVDLTLDDSTDVVEIVDDSNRSSNKEKKSTMKRKPSKAPVLEEDLDFAAALGGSMSKKKKTTKKATCSVEPAEDLPRATLIITPLSVLSNWMDQFEQHVRADVKLRVYLYYGSERNRSQRFLSSQDVVITTYNVLSADFGNKSPLHGIKWLRVVLDEGHIIRNPNAQMSKAVLQLNAQRRWILSGTPIQNSVKDLWMLLAFLRLKPFDVREWWNRVIQRPVTQGDRAGLQNLQTLVKCITLRRTKSSKVNGRPLVFLPEKTVCVEQVELSRSEREEYELARTEGRNTIRRYVAEGTILRNYADILVILMKLRQHCCHPDLLAKPSTDLGASATPAEMREHLIEKLRVVLASGSDEECSVCLESIRLPVITHCAHVYCRPCITQVISTEQERARCPLCRGEIKTNELVEFPPEEMEEEKSINSGKWRTSSKVQALMGNLLRLRCEDGSIKCLVVSQFTRFLTILERPLREHGFSFVRLDGSINQKRRTEVIREFQSSTEDSPTIMLLSLKAGGVGLNLTAASHVFLMDPAWNPATEEQCIDRCHRLGQTRKVTVTKFIVKHSVEERMVEIQRKKQDLMEKAFGSTGGDRKTSRIEEIKELLEL; this is encoded by the exons ATGTCTTCACGCTGGTGGAGGTTCGGTTGGGCGAGTGAGGAGGACCTTTTTGCAGACCGGTATGACACCAACAGTGAAACGCTCTCCCAGGCCATCCGAGCTGCAGCTGCCGAAGAACCGGATGCTGAGGGCAGCGTGCTCTTTGGCCATTTGAGGGGCACCGTGGTTGGCCTTAGATACTACACGGGGGTG GTGAATCGTGGGGAGATGGTGGGTTTAGTGCGAGAGCCCCAAAATCCTTATGACCCCAATGCAGTGATGGTCACTAACATATACGGCAACCAAGTGGGTCACATCAAGCGGGAGCTGGCAGCCGCTATGGCTGACGTCATGGATGTAAATCTAGCAAAAGTAGAGGG GGTGGTCCATTCGGGCACAAACAACGCCTACAACATGCCAGTAATGCTGTCCTTCTGGGGCAAAGAAGAGAATAAATTTGCCGTGATGGAGAAGCTGGCACGACGTGGATTCAAACTGAAtcctggagaaggtggagcaaTGG GTACAAATCCAAACTCAAACCAGTATTACAGCAAAGGTTCTGGGTCACAGATGTATAAAAAAGGCCTGACTGTTCAGCTGACTGCAGAGGAG CTGAAAAATGCATTTGACAACCTTTTTGAAAACTTGATGGAGAGCAAAGATGGAGAGCAAGAAGCAGCTGAG GCGGTGGGCACTCCTCTCCTGCCCCACCAGAAGCAGGCATTATCATGGATGTGTGCTCGGGAAAACAAATGCACGCTGCCACCCTTCTGGGAGAAGAAAGGCGAGCTCTACTACAACCGCCTCACGTGTTTCTCTGCCAAAGAAATGCCAGAGAGTGTTTGCGGGGGAATACTGGCAGATGACATGGGGTTG GGAAAGACTCTGACCACTATAGCGCTCATACTCACCAACTTTCATGGTGGAAACCCTTTACCTGTGGAGACGTGT gaGGACAAGTCTTCATCTATAAAGGCCAAAGCGAAACCCCAGACCCCGTCAGCAACAGCGACAGAAGCAGCAACAGGTTCAAGTGT TCCTCAGGTGGATTTGACCCTTGATGATTCTACAGATGTGGTGGAGATTGTGGACGATTCAAATAGAA GttcaaacaaagaaaagaagagcacAATGAAACGAAAGCCCAGTAAAG CCCCAGTAttggaggaggacctggactTTGCTGCAGCACTGGGGGGCTCCAtgtcaaagaagaagaaaacgacCAAGAAGGCAACGTGCA GCGTTGAACCTGCTGAGGACTTACCCAGAGCGACTCTCATCATTACCCCGCTCTCAGTGCTGAGCAACTGGATG GACCAGTTTGAGCAGCATGTGCGCGCTGATGTGAAGCTCAGGGTGTATCTGTATTACGGCTCAGAGCGCAACAGGAGCCAGAGGTTTTTGTCCTCTCAGGATGTGGTGATCACCACCTACAATGTTCTCTCTGCTGACTTTGGG AACAAGAGTCCCTTGCATGGGATTAAGTGGTTACGGGTAGTTTTGGATGAAGGACACATCATAAGGAATCCCAACGCACAGATGAGTAAAGCTGTACTTCAGTTAAATGCTCAGCGCCGCTGGATTTTATCTG GCACCCCTATCCAGAATAGTGTGAAAGATCTGTGGATGCTGCTGGCCTTCCTGCGCCTGAAACCATTTGACGTGAGGGAGTGGTGGAACAGAGTGATCCAGCGGCCCGTTACCCAAGGAGACCGGGCCGGTCTGCA GAACCTTCAAACCCTGGTCAAGTGCATCACGCTGCGACGCACCAAGAGCAGTAAGGTGAACGGGCGCCCCCTGGTGTTCCTGCCTGAGAAGACCGTCTGTGTGGAGCAGGTTGAATTGAGCCGATCGGAGCGGGAGGAGTACGAGCTGGCCCGCACTGAGGGGAGAAACACCATCAGGAG ATACGTTGCAGAGGGGACCATTTTACGAAATTATGCCGACATTTTGGTCATCCTGATGAAGCTCCGACAGCATTGCTGCCACCCAGATCTGTTGGCTAAACCCTCTACAGACCTCG GTGCTTCAGCAACACCCGCAGAGATGCGGGAGCATTTGATCGAAAAGCTGCGGGTGGTGTTGGCCAGCGGCTCTGACGAGGAGTGCTCGGTGTGCCTGGAGTCAATCAGGCTGCCAGTCATCACACATTGCGCCCACGTCTACTGCCGACCGTGCATCACTCAGGTCATCAGCACTGAGCAG gAAAGAGCGCGTTGTCCTCTCTGCAGGGGTGAGATCAAGACCAATGAACTGGTGGAGTTTCCAcctgaggagatggaggaagagaagagcatCAACTCAGGAAAATGGCGGACAAGCTCAAAG GTCCAAGCGCTAATGGGAAATCTGCTTAGACTGCGGTGTGAAGATGGCAGCATCAAATGTTTGGTCGTCTCGCAGTTCACGCGCTTCCTCACTATCCTGGAGAGGCCACTGAG AGAGCACGGTTTCAGTTTTGTGCGCTTGGATGGCTCCATCAATCAAAAAAGGAGGACTGAAGTCATTCGGGAGTTCCAGAGCTCCACAGAAGACAGTCCCACCATCATGCTTCTGTCACTCAAAGCTGGAGGGGTGGGGCTTAACCTCACCGCTGCCTCCCATGTCTTCCTCATGGATCCT GCTTGGAATCCTGCTACAGAGGAACAGTGCATTGACCGCTGCCACCGCCTGGGACAGACGAGGAAAGTTACTGTCACCAAG TTCATTGTCAAACATTcggtggaggagaggatggtGGAGATCCAGAGGAAGAAGCAAGACCTGATGGAGAAAGCATTCGGCTCCACAGGCGGCGATCGGAAAACATCCCGGATTGAGGAGATCAAAGAACTATTGGAGCTGTAA